Part of the Candidatus Binataceae bacterium genome is shown below.
AGGATGCCGCGCACGATCCTGATGGGCGACCCGGCCTACTTTTCGGTGCTGGGCGGCGCCAATCCGCATACCCGCAACGCCCTCGGCCTGCGCAAAAAAGTCGACCCGACGCGCGCTCGCGTGCAGTGGCACGCGCTCGCGCGAGCGCTCGTCCACCACGGCGTCGAGGTCTGCGTCATCGAGGCCCATCCGCGACTCAGCGGGCTGGTCTATCCGGCCAACGCCGGGTTTCGATTTCCACTCGAAGCGCGTGGCGACGCGGCGGCAAACAAGTTTTTCCTCTCGAACCTGATCCCGACGCGACAGGGCGAGCGCGAGATCTACCGGCCGTTTCTCCGTGCGATGGGCTACGAAACTATCGACGTCGCCGCGCGCTTCGAGGGCGAGGCCGATTTCTTTCCTGCCGCCGATTCGATGATCTTCACCCACGGCCGCGTCGAGCGTCAGCGTTTCGTCCCGCGCCTCGGCTTGCCGCCGTGGAAACGGCGCTACGGCTTTCGATCTGAGATAGGTGCGCTCGGCGAGCTGCGGGCGATCGTGGCGCCGCAACGCGTTTTGAGTATCGAGCTCGCCCTCGAAGCGCACTATCACGGCGACACCGTGCTCTGCTCGTTCGGACCCCACCGCGAATATCTGCTCGTCTACATGGAGGGGCTGTCGCCGGCGTCGCGCGATTTGATCCGCGCCCAATTCGGTAACGATCTGATCGGGCTGACGCAAAGCGACGCAGAATTCTACGCCGCCAACTCCTTCCAGACCGATCACGACGGCCGGCTCTATCTGTTCATGCCGGAAGGCGTCAGCGCAGGGCTGCAGCGCGAGATTCAGGCCCGCGGCGTCGAACCGGTGCTGGTCAACGTCAGCGAATTTCTCGCCAAGGGGGGAGGCTCGATCAAGTGCATGATTCTTGACCTTGGGCCGTCGGCAGAACAGCCTGCCGATCCGGCGGCGGTTGCATTCCGCGCCGAGCGTTGCTACCTGCGGCTCTTTGGCAGCTCGGTTTAGCGATTTTAGAAATCGAAGAACGCGGGGGAACCGAGGACGATATTGTTCGGCGTCCCCTGCTATTATAATTGCGTCGATGCCGCCGATCGCGGCTGCTCAGGAGCATCCTGGTTGAAAAACGCTTCGCGCCTTCCTCATGTCACCACGCTTCTCTCGCTCCTGATTGCGATAAGCGCCGGGGGTTGCCTCTATGCGCAAAACGGCAAGACTCAAAACATCGCCTTCCAATCCGCTCCGCCCGGCGCACGGGTAATCTGAACGGGGTTCAATCCGGCGTGACACCCACCACTGTCACACTGTCACGATGCCCCGATTACAATGTTTCAATCCGAAAAGATGGTTACGAACCAGCCAGTGTATTGCTGTCGCGGACGCTCTCCGGAACTGACACTCTGATCTTCCTGGCTGACAGTCTGTTATTGGTTCCGGGAATTGTCGATGCTTACAACTGTTCACCAATCAGTCTGATGCCCAATCCGGTGGCCGTCCAACTGTTTGAAGAGAAAGCCGCAGCGCAGCCAGTGGCTCCGGCGCTGGGATCGGCTGCTCTGCAAGCAAGTCCTGCTTCCACCGCTGCGCAATGACAACGTCGCGGCAAAATCGAGCTGCCTCAGGTTGCCGTTAGAGTTACTCCGCGTTTGCGATGACCGAAACGCACACTCGCCTGCTCGCGGAGATTTTCGCCTGCATCTTCTTCGGCTACTCGATCGTGAACTCGTTGATTTTTTTTCAGCGCGGCCGGCGCCCGGAGAACTACTCGAGCAAAAAGATCGGAGATTTCGTGCGCTCGCCGCGCTATGGGCAAACCGTCTGGCTCAGCGGAGTTGTCGGCGTGATCGGTTTTGCGGTCGCGTCATGGATGCTCGTAGCGACGGTCTTGCAGATGCTTCACGGCGGCTGAGAATATTCCGCTAGCGCTCGATAATTCCGTCGCGCGAGAGGTCGAGCATCGCCGCGACATAACCTGGCCGCGACCTGGGCAGGTGGCCGCCCGCGAAGGCCGCGGCAATCACGGCCGATGCCTCCTCCATATTTGCCGGAAGGAAATCGCAACGCGCAAGATAGCGGCTCTCATCGAGCGGCATGAAGGCATATAAGGTGCGCGCGCCGCGGGTATGCGCCGCAGCCCGCG
Proteins encoded:
- a CDS encoding arginine deiminase-related protein, producing MPRTILMGDPAYFSVLGGANPHTRNALGLRKKVDPTRARVQWHALARALVHHGVEVCVIEAHPRLSGLVYPANAGFRFPLEARGDAAANKFFLSNLIPTRQGEREIYRPFLRAMGYETIDVAARFEGEADFFPAADSMIFTHGRVERQRFVPRLGLPPWKRRYGFRSEIGALGELRAIVAPQRVLSIELALEAHYHGDTVLCSFGPHREYLLVYMEGLSPASRDLIRAQFGNDLIGLTQSDAEFYAANSFQTDHDGRLYLFMPEGVSAGLQREIQARGVEPVLVNVSEFLAKGGGSIKCMILDLGPSAEQPADPAAVAFRAERCYLRLFGSSV